A DNA window from Camelina sativa cultivar DH55 chromosome 13, Cs, whole genome shotgun sequence contains the following coding sequences:
- the LOC104736446 gene encoding uncharacterized protein LOC104736446 isoform X2, translating into MGLQGTMTKKDSEEHLSSHEEDERPLIGGRGKDEVQTLKQGKAITTKQIAMYGLYLAPIWFVTELIFVFSNGQRSLMGDLFGLLSAVSYGLFTVLLKKFTGEEGEGVDVQKLFGYIGLFTLVALWWLVWPLTALGIEPKFTIPHSVKVDEVYIWWIL; encoded by the exons ATGGGACTTCAAGGGACTATGACTAAGAAAGATAGCGAGGAACACCTTTCCTCACACGAAGAAGATGAGAGGCCGCTGATCGGTGGTAGAGGTAAAGATGAAGTGCAGACTCTGAAACAGGGGAAAGCTATCACTACAAAGCAGATTGCAATGTACGGGCTTTACCTCGCACCAATTTGGTTTGTAACAgag TTGATATTTGTGTTTAGCAACGGGCAACGGTCCCTTATGGGAGATCTCTTTGGACTTCTCTCTGCAGTCTCATATGGACTATTTACAG TGCTTCTTAAGAAGTTTActggtgaagaaggagaaggggtTGATGTGCAAAAGCTGTTTGGATACATTGGACTATTCACACTTGTTGCTCTTTGGTGGCTTG TGTGGCCATTGACAGCACTAGGGATCGAACCCAAGTTTACGATACCACACTCTGTAAAAGTTGATGAAGTATACATTTGGTGGATCCTTTAA
- the LOC104736446 gene encoding uncharacterized protein LOC104736446 isoform X1 yields the protein MIVYLPIAFLKDWFCRYLDRRSSKTNKVPSLTDGSSSVELGSPLRHKIIEMGLQGTMTKKDSEEHLSSHEEDERPLIGGRGKDEVQTLKQGKAITTKQIAMYGLYLAPIWFVTELIFVFSNGQRSLMGDLFGLLSAVSYGLFTVLLKKFTGEEGEGVDVQKLFGYIGLFTLVALWWLVWPLTALGIEPKFTIPHSVKVDEVYIWWIL from the exons atgattgtttaCCTTCCCATTGCATTCCTCAAAGACTGGTTTTGTCGGTATTTAGATCGACGTTCTTCCAAAACCAATAAAGTTCCTTCTTTGACCGACGGGTCTTCTTCTGTTGAGCTTGGTTCTCCTTTGAGGCACAAAATCATTGAAATGGGACTTCAAGGGACTATGACTAAGAAAGATAGCGAGGAACACCTTTCCTCACACGAAGAAGATGAGAGGCCGCTGATCGGTGGTAGAGGTAAAGATGAAGTGCAGACTCTGAAACAGGGGAAAGCTATCACTACAAAGCAGATTGCAATGTACGGGCTTTACCTCGCACCAATTTGGTTTGTAACAgag TTGATATTTGTGTTTAGCAACGGGCAACGGTCCCTTATGGGAGATCTCTTTGGACTTCTCTCTGCAGTCTCATATGGACTATTTACAG TGCTTCTTAAGAAGTTTActggtgaagaaggagaaggggtTGATGTGCAAAAGCTGTTTGGATACATTGGACTATTCACACTTGTTGCTCTTTGGTGGCTTG TGTGGCCATTGACAGCACTAGGGATCGAACCCAAGTTTACGATACCACACTCTGTAAAAGTTGATGAAGTATACATTTGGTGGATCCTTTAA
- the LOC104738142 gene encoding uncharacterized protein LOC104738142: protein MFGYGGPYASMFLGRRTLVSSKTKESKKVFTLQFKKEALIDNRSILGKNWKTDGGMRDPSEEEIKLSPHGSFTKVEICESEFDISKIYQLQCRLKDIYFPYIQCDELSKTGRTERPVVFQVNGEDLAEITGGEVAITNLHSTGQVYSFEIRFTLSGGKRKGTTQKANARLKFVYFPIVQGKESFERILESLEEEGCKVSESFQTFGRVSVRSLGRLLPEVRWDSIPFMVRGNRASTLQKGSRRVKCFADLDAGFSPTPSKTDLASQNPFSVALRNFGNKPTEKEKDDDVSFEIYKDGKNVSYAQVDDNFRDWVMKMHDTHDEEAASGEDEAVLIVGSLDKKALVISRDAVRVHKVVTRKGMSWKRGQNIKILRGACAGVHNNNVYATIDYFLIEGFEDEAGGDTRILCRPIDRPESEGCKLSIVGGISKLEIGRSLSLPITIIDSGKCLPVDANEWNRKLEKQQEKAPSKIDLLDERDCRELGIDGELPVGDSVRAGRAPPKQIVAVVRPACFTSSTPSKKLDQLKLEQKHIVKMDEEMVMVVKLLDTNMKPSDKNVKPVFSQRLCPTSRKGISGLYIFSLGSKLPNLFKKAGTYKFSFSIGNSIKCNKTVVVRPSSKVARWELDDNLESLPCNVQVGSSLPPFRITCFDEYKNRIPFTTVPSLEVELEANPRFLLKIDQIEANLIDSGSILKIENMLVETGELDQIRPTYEATLEIRAMDKPFSISVACKVNPGPPERVAVNNPKALDNLLPGSTVEDFILEIFDGYNNHVAEGTDVLIHIDGYRIEDWMGVNRKVDGRGCIDLSGLLKVTEGYGKSVSLSVIYGNEVIFRKESQIEERELRLVTELPEYCAAGSNPVNLIFQVTDSEGSLDTSIHHDEKSGWFHTMSIESDSSSVESAIRYAFVHGSCRVPYLYLPENEGVFAFRVFHSRYPELHLSLKTQVTSASTFEREETSTPYPRTTTPPESGIPLITNPGLTPCSQIGVLAIRSSSLALSSQTGLMDMAEYAESLREKIKTYEENRFEVDQHLKGLQAEHEHAEQELSALQASLETLGASFPECLSTKESMMNQIEEKHHDTAASVFCCLYREAPPPQSFFLSNKGMFGVVALLGSVASTSLSRVLSEYLGKDTMLSLVCKSSQFGQKSDEYRKLQSEAASHGRTITNRFLVICLDATRPWRNGLVKNDPQKRLAMDNPYLPNGDPIPGFKGYAVNMIHLNSEELDIQSNSGHGLRETLFYGVFGELQVYETAEDLEAALPHINGDAVSLDGVIARENGFIYSGCCTPEVHFPITVTEKQEKALVRIEIARGKKRKAEKEITEGKCKMRKLVKKLKKATEKYQHLPATADS, encoded by the exons ATGTTCGGATATGGAGGACCTTATGCTTCTATGTTCTTGGGAAG GCGTACTTTGGTGTCTTCTAAGACAAAAGAGTCCAAGAAAGTTTTCACTTTGCAGTTTAAGAAAGAAGCCTTGATTGACAATCGGTCTATATTGGGAAAAAACTGGAAG ACTGATGGTGGCATGAGGGACCCATCGGAGGAGGAAATTAAGTTATCGCCTCATGGAAGCTTTACAAAG GTTGAGATATGTGAATCAGAATTTGACATCTCCAAAATATATCAACTCCAGTGCAGGCTTAAGGATATTTACTTTCCTTACATCCAG TGTGATGAACTCTCCAAAACTGGGAGAACTGAAAGGCCTGTAGTGTTTCAG GTCAATGGGGAAGATTTAGCTGAGATAACAGGTGGAGAGGTTGCCATTACCAACCTACACTCCACGGGTCAAGTATATTCATTTGAGATTCGATTCACTCTCTCCGGTgggaaaagaaaag GGACAACCCAAAAGGCAAATGCTCGCCTGAAGTTTGTTTATTTTCCAATCGTCCAG GGAAAAGAAAGCTTTGAGAGAATTTTGGAGAGTTTAGAAGAGGAAGGATGCAAAGTTTCTGAAAGCTTCCAAACTTTTGGTCGTGTTTCAGTAAGAAGCCTTGGTCGTCTACTTCCAGAAGTCCGTTGG GATTCAATACCGTTTATGGTGAGAGGAAACAGAGCGTCTACTTTGCAGAAAGGCTCCCGAAGAGTAAAATGCTTTGCTG ATTTGGATGCTGGTTTTAGCCCAACGCCCTCCAAA ACCGACCTTGCGAGCCAAAATCCTTTCTCAGTAGCTCTAAGAAACTTTGGTAATAAACCGacggagaaagagaaggatgaTG ATGTGAGCTTTGAGATATATAAAGACGGAAAGAATGTCAGCTACGCACAAGTTGACGATAATTTTAGAGATTGGGTTATGAAGATGCATGATACCCATGATGAAGAAGCTGCATCGGGTGAAGATGAAGCTGTCCTTATTGTTGGATCACTGGATAAAAAGGCCCTTGTCATTTCGCGTGATG CTGTGAGGGTGCACAAGGTAGTTACGAGAAAAGGAATGTCATGGAAACGTGGTCAGAATATAAAGATTCTGAGAGGAGCTTGTGCTGGGGTTCACAATAACAATGTGTACGCCACCATTGACTATTTTCTAATAGAAGGGTTTGAGGACGAAGCAGGCG GGGATACTCGGATTTTATGCAg GCCTATCGATCGCCCTGAGAGTGAGGGATGCAAGCTTTCAATCGTCGGTGGAATTTCGAAACTGGAAATTGGGAGGTCTTTATCTTTACCAATTACTATAATCGACTCTGGAAAG TGCCTACCTGTCGATGCGAATGAATGGAATAGAAAACTTGAGAAGCAACAGGAAAAGGCACCGTCAAAAATTGATTTGCTGGATGAGAGAGATTGCAGAGAATTGGGCATTGATGGG GAATTACCAGTTGGTGATTCCGTGCGTGCTGGGCGAGCTCCCCCAAAACAGATTGTAGCAGTTGTCCGACCTGCATGCTTCACGTCTTCAACACCGTCCAAGAAGTTGGACCAGTTGAAGTTGGAACAGAAACATATTGTTAAGATGGATGAAGAAATGGTCATGGTAGTAAAGTTGCTAGACACAAATATGAAACCGAGTGATAAGAATGTCAAACCTGTGTTTTCGCAGCGCTTGTGTCCTACATCTCGTAAAGGGATTAGTGGTCTCTACATTTTTTCACTTGGGTCCAAGTTACCGAACCTTTTCAAGAAAGCTGGCACTTACAAATTTTCTTTCTCCATT GGAAATTCGATTAAGTGCAACAAAACGGTTGTTGTTAGGCCTTCTTCAAAGGTAGCAAGGTGGGAACTTGACGATAATCTGGAGTCCCTTCCATGCAATGTTCA GGTGGGTTCTTCTCTTCCACCATTCCGTATCACTTGCTTTGATGAGTACAAAAACCGGATCCCGTTCACTACTGTTCCAAGCCTGGAAGTTGAACTGGAAGCTAACCCTAGATTCCTACTCAAGATTGATCAAATTGAGGCGAACCTGATAGATAGTGGATCAATTCTTAAAATTGAG AATATGCTCGTTGAGACTGGTGAGTTAGACCAGATCAGGCCAACTTACGAAGCAACCTTAGAGATACGCGCAATGGACAAGCCTTTTTCTATCTCGGTTGCTTGTAAAG TTAATCCCGGGCCTCCGGAACGAGTTGCTGTGAATAATCCCAAGGCTTTGGATAATTTGCTTCCCGGTTCTACTGTTGAAGATTTTATCCTTGAG ATATTCGATGGATATAATAACCATGTTGCAGAGGGGACCGATGTTCTGATACATATTGATGGTTACCGTATCGAAGACTGGATGGGCGTCAACCGTAAG GTTGATGGTCGTGGCTGCATTGATCTCTCTGGCCTTCTTAAAGTCACAGAAGGCTATGGGAAATCTG TATCACTGTCCGTAATATATGGTAATGAAGTTATCTTCAGGAAAGAGTCTCAAATTGAGGAACGAGAGCTAAGGCTTGTAACAGAG CTGCCCGAATACTGTGCTGCTGGTTCAAATCCCGTGAACCTCATCTTCCAAGTGACGGATTCAGAGGGTTCGTTGGATACTAGCATCCATCATGACGAAAAATCTGGGTGGTTCCATACAATGAGCATTGAATCTGATTCAAGTAGCGTTGAGAGTGCAATCAGATATGCCTTTGTCCATGGATCCTGCAGAGTTCCTTATCTTTATCTCCCAGAGAACGAGGGTGTCTTTGCTTTCAGGGTGTTCCATTCTCGATATCCTGAGCTACATTTGAGCTTAAAG ACTCAAGTAACATCTGCTTCCAcatttgaaagagaagagacttCAACACCTTATCCAAGGACGACTACACCACCTGAATCAGGAATCCCTTTAATCACAAATCCAGGGCTGACTCCATGTTCACAGATTGGAGTGTTGGCCATTAGGTCATCTTCATTGGCTCTCAGTAGCCAGACTGGCCTGATGGATATGGCAGAGTACGCTGAG AGCTTAAGAGAAAAAATCAAGACATACGAAGAAAACCGATTTGAAGTAGATCAGCACCTAAAAGGTTTGCAGGCTGAACATGAACATGCTGAGCAAGAGTTGAGTGCACTGCAAG CTTCTCTGGAAACTCTTGGTGCATCGTTCCCAGAATGCCTATCCACAAAAGAATCTATGATGAATCAAATCGAAGAGAAGCATCATGACACTGCAGCATCGGTTTTCTGCTGTCTGTACAGAGAGGCTCCGCCTCCACAgtctttttttctgtcaaacAAAGGTATGTTTGGCGTTGTAGCGCTTCTCGGTTCAGTTGCCTCCACCTCCCTTAGCAG GGTTTTGTCTGAATATTTGGGGAAAGACACAATGCTTTCATTGGTGTGCAAATCATCACAATTTGGACAAAAAAGCGATGAGTATCGCAAGCTTCAATCTGAAGCAGCTAGCCACGGACGAACTATCACCAATCGGTTTCTTGTTATTTGTCTTGATGCAACCAG ACCTTGGAGGAATGGACTTGTGAAGAATGATCCTCAGAAGAGATTAGCCATGGATAACCCTTACCTGCCGAATGGAGATCCTATTCCCGGTTTCAAAGGCTACGCTGTGAACATGATACACTTAAATTCAGAGGAGTTGGATATACAATCAAACTCGGGTCATGGGCTTAGAGAGACGCTATTCTATGGAGTTTTTGGAGAGTTGCAGGTATATGAGACCGCAGAGGATCTCGAAGCAGCTCTTCCTCAC ATCAATGGAGACGCTGTGTCTCTAGATGGTGTGATCGCCAGAGAAAACGGTTTCATATACTCTGGTTGCTG TACACCGGAAGTTCATTTTCCAATAACCGTAACGGAGAAGCAAGAGAAGGCATTGGTGCGAATAGAAATAGCAAGAGGCAAAAAGAGAAAGGCTGAGAAGGAGATCACCGAGGGGAAATGTAAGATGCGTAAGTTGGTGAAAAAGTTGAAGAAGGCAACGGAGAAGTACCAACACTTACCAGCTACGGCAGACTCTTag